The following proteins are encoded in a genomic region of Ursus arctos isolate Adak ecotype North America unplaced genomic scaffold, UrsArc2.0 scaffold_32, whole genome shotgun sequence:
- the SRARP gene encoding steroid receptor-associated and regulated protein: MTAAPGPFLWLPVEFAQQIRIRSGKYKRSGPWVGSYILEEAAAKFSSSQSEKFSTVARAVTPSEDPSDRQASPRVMGLETDLETSPGEKPACHQKAIPAAHLTFVIDCARGKQLSLVAPPVPPRAPGPHLGPVTPPMKTYILFCGGNRPHLTQEAPPGGVHLAHTGGTLPPRRGTVAPASSPVSPRVPQEAPEAKGNPLKIVPSRSSAWGTVIGSLKALSSCVCGQAE; encoded by the exons atgacAG CCGCCCCAGGCCCGTTCCTGTGGCTCCCGGTGGAATTCGCTCAGCAGATCCGGATCCGGTCTGGTAAATATAAAAGGTCTGGTCCTTGGGTGGGGAGCTACATCCTGGAAGAGGCCGCTGCGAAGTTCTCCTCCTCCCAGAGCGAGAAGTTCTCCACTGTGGCAAGAGCGGTGACCCCCTCGGAAGACCCCAGCGACCGACAAGCCAGCCCCAGAGTCATGGGCCTTGAGACAGATCTGGAGACCAGCCCAG ggGAGAAGCCGGCCTGCCATCAGAAGGCCATCCCCGCCGCTCACCTAACTTTTGTTATCGACTGTGCTCGTGGCAAACAGCTCTCCCTGGTGGCCCCCCCGGTGCCGCCCCGAGCCCCCGGTCCTCACCTAGGACCTGTCACTCCTCCGATGAAGACCTATATCTTGTTCTGCGGAGGAAACCGGCCCCACCTGACTCAGGAGGCCCCTCCGGGTGGGGTCCACCTGGCCCACACCGGGGggaccctgccaccccgcagaGGGACGGTGGCCCCAGCTTCCTCCCCAGTCAGCCCACGGGTCCCCCAGGAGGCTCCTGAAGCCAAGGGGAACCCCTTGAAGATTGTGCCCTCGAGGTCTTCAGCTTGGGGCACGGTCATCGGCTCGCTCAAGGCCCTCTCCTCCTGCGTCTGTGGGCAGGCAGAGTAA